Proteins encoded in a region of the Mycolicibacterium neoaurum genome:
- a CDS encoding NAD-glutamate dehydrogenase, whose translation MTVNPGTTEQWHLDRDALARLSDAYAETHHGPFGDAPSADTAVTAPIARPTTTPVSPELISAHAALGHRRAPGETLVAVYPADDPAGFGPAIQIVTDHSAMLMDSVTVLLHRLGVAYVGVMNPVLRVSRNSDGDLVALAPAADPDAAVDGTPEMWVHVRLAASADADAVARVTELLPSVLADAREVAADSAALNATLIGLANALDSDHAGHFLGPDRRDVAALLHWLGDGHFVLLGYQRCVVQHGAATVDPASRLGVLKLRTDVLPQLTDADDLLVLAQATMPSFVRYGAYPYIVVVRENPAGSSAGQAIEHRFVGLFTIAAMNANVLEIPLISRRVDEVLAQSHSDPSHPGQLMLDVIQTIPRSELFALHTPDLMEMARAVVDLGSLRRTLLFLRADQLGHFVSALVYLPRDRYTTAVRLAMQDILVRELGGASIDYAARVSESPWALVHFTVKMPDGAQRSDIDTSAENEDRIQQLLTEAARTWADRLIGSVKSGSLDQGPAEHYANAFPEVYKQAFTPQEAIDDIAIIEELQDNSVKLVFRDGGQDRVDWLTWYLGGRSASLSELLPMLQCMGVVVLEERPFMVTRPDGLPVWIYQFRVSPHQSIPSTPDSQIEDVARRFADTVTAIWHGRAEIDHFNELVLRAGLTWQQVTILRGYAKYLRQAGFPYSQSFVEGVLNGNPSTARSLVELFEALFTPEADLAESGRTLDAQAAAAAVAADIDALVSLDTDRVLRAFASLVQATLRTNYFVGSPDSARAQDVLSFKLNPGLIDELPLPRPKFEIFVYSPRVEGVHLRFGFVARGGLRWSDRREDFRTEILGLVKAQAVKNAVIVPVGAKGGFVVKSPPVPTGDAAADRDATRAEGVACYRLFISGLLDLTDNVDKSTGEVVTPAGVVRRDGDDAYLVVAADKGTATFSDIANDVAKSYGFWLGDAFASGGSVGYDHKAMGITARGAWESVKRHFREIGVDTQSQDFTVVGVGDMSGDVFGNGMLLSKHIRLVAAFDHRDIFLDPDPDPAASWAERERMFALPRSSWADYDTSLISEGGGVFSRAQKSIPISPQVREVLGLPDGVEEMTPPALMKAILLAPVDLFWNGGIGTYVKAESESDADVGDRANDAVRVNGNQLRVKVVGEGGNLGVTQRGRIEFDLAGGRINTDALDNSAGVDCSDHEVNIKILVDSLVTTGKVGADERTELLMSMTDEVGRLVLADNIDQNDLMGTSRANAASLLAVHARQIREFVTERGLNRELEALPSEKEILRRREIGIGLTSPELATLMAHVKLTLKDEVLRTDLPDQEVFAARIPQYFPVELRDRFVGEIRSHQLRREIVTTMLVNDLVDTSGITYAYRMTEDTGVGPVDAVRAYAATDAIFKVGEVWRDIKEAGIGGLPTAVTDRMTLDLRRLIDRAGRWLVNYRPQPLAVGAEINRFAEQVATLTPLMPQWLRGDDKAIVAKESGEFEAQGVSKELAYTVANGLYRYSLLDVIDIADIADRDAVEVADTYFALMDHLGIDGLLTAISGLERDDRWHSLARLAIRDDIYGSLRALCFDVLAVGEPDETGEQKIEEWEFTNSSRVDRAQRTLDEIQSEGQRDLATLSVAARQIRSMTRTSGTGTSG comes from the coding sequence ATGACGGTGAACCCCGGAACAACCGAACAGTGGCATCTGGATCGGGATGCCCTGGCGCGGCTGTCCGACGCCTACGCCGAGACCCATCACGGCCCCTTCGGTGACGCGCCGTCCGCGGATACCGCGGTCACCGCGCCGATCGCGCGGCCCACCACGACGCCGGTGTCCCCGGAACTGATCAGCGCTCATGCGGCGCTCGGTCACCGCCGCGCACCGGGGGAGACCCTCGTCGCGGTGTATCCGGCCGACGACCCGGCCGGTTTCGGTCCAGCCATCCAGATCGTCACCGATCACAGCGCCATGCTGATGGACTCGGTCACGGTCCTGCTGCACCGGCTGGGCGTGGCCTATGTCGGCGTGATGAATCCGGTGCTGCGGGTCAGCCGCAACAGCGACGGTGACCTGGTGGCGCTCGCACCCGCGGCAGATCCCGATGCGGCGGTCGACGGAACGCCCGAGATGTGGGTGCACGTCCGGTTGGCCGCCTCCGCCGATGCCGATGCCGTCGCGCGGGTGACCGAGCTGCTGCCCTCGGTGCTGGCCGATGCGCGGGAGGTGGCCGCCGATTCGGCGGCGTTGAACGCGACGCTGATCGGTCTGGCCAACGCGTTGGACTCCGATCACGCCGGGCATTTCCTCGGCCCGGATCGCCGCGATGTGGCCGCGCTGCTGCACTGGCTCGGTGACGGTCATTTCGTCCTGCTCGGCTATCAGCGGTGTGTGGTGCAGCACGGTGCGGCCACCGTCGATCCGGCCAGTCGGCTCGGTGTGCTCAAGCTGCGCACCGATGTGCTGCCCCAACTCACCGACGCCGACGACCTGCTGGTGCTCGCCCAGGCGACCATGCCCAGTTTCGTCCGGTACGGCGCCTATCCCTATATCGTGGTGGTCCGCGAGAACCCGGCGGGATCCTCGGCCGGCCAGGCCATCGAGCACCGATTCGTCGGCCTGTTCACCATCGCCGCCATGAACGCCAATGTGCTGGAGATCCCGTTGATCTCCCGGCGGGTCGACGAGGTGCTGGCGCAGTCACATTCGGATCCCAGCCATCCCGGCCAGTTGATGCTCGACGTCATCCAGACCATTCCGCGTTCCGAGCTCTTCGCACTGCACACCCCGGATCTGATGGAGATGGCGCGTGCCGTGGTCGACCTCGGGTCGCTGCGGCGCACCCTGCTTTTCCTGCGTGCCGACCAGCTCGGCCATTTCGTCTCGGCACTGGTGTACCTGCCGCGCGATCGCTACACCACTGCGGTGCGGTTGGCCATGCAGGACATCCTGGTGCGCGAACTCGGCGGCGCGAGCATCGATTACGCCGCCAGGGTCAGCGAATCACCGTGGGCGCTGGTGCACTTCACCGTCAAGATGCCCGACGGCGCGCAGCGCTCCGATATCGACACCTCGGCGGAGAACGAGGACCGGATCCAGCAGCTGCTGACCGAAGCGGCGCGCACCTGGGCGGACCGGTTGATCGGATCGGTCAAGTCCGGCTCCCTGGACCAGGGGCCGGCGGAGCATTACGCGAACGCCTTCCCCGAGGTGTACAAGCAGGCGTTCACACCACAGGAAGCCATCGATGACATCGCGATCATCGAGGAACTGCAGGATAATTCGGTCAAGCTGGTGTTCCGGGACGGCGGTCAGGACCGTGTCGATTGGCTGACCTGGTATCTGGGCGGCCGCTCGGCGTCACTGTCGGAGCTGTTGCCGATGCTGCAGTGCATGGGCGTGGTGGTGCTCGAGGAGCGCCCCTTCATGGTCACCCGCCCGGACGGGCTGCCGGTGTGGATCTACCAGTTCCGGGTGTCCCCGCATCAATCGATCCCGTCGACCCCCGACTCGCAGATCGAGGATGTGGCGCGCCGGTTCGCCGACACGGTCACCGCGATCTGGCACGGCCGCGCCGAGATCGACCATTTCAACGAGCTCGTGCTGCGGGCCGGGCTGACCTGGCAACAGGTGACCATCCTGCGCGGATACGCGAAATACCTGCGGCAGGCGGGTTTCCCGTACAGCCAGTCCTTCGTCGAAGGGGTGCTCAACGGGAATCCCAGCACCGCACGGTCCCTGGTGGAACTGTTCGAGGCGCTGTTCACCCCGGAAGCCGATCTCGCCGAATCCGGCCGGACGCTGGATGCGCAGGCCGCCGCGGCTGCCGTCGCGGCCGATATCGACGCGTTGGTCAGCTTGGACACCGATCGGGTGCTACGGGCCTTCGCCAGCCTGGTGCAGGCCACCCTGCGTACGAACTACTTCGTCGGCTCGCCGGACTCGGCGCGTGCTCAGGATGTGCTGTCGTTCAAGCTGAACCCCGGTCTGATCGACGAATTGCCGCTGCCCCGACCCAAATTCGAGATCTTCGTCTACTCGCCGCGCGTCGAAGGTGTGCACCTGCGGTTCGGCTTCGTCGCCCGCGGCGGGTTGCGCTGGTCGGACCGCCGCGAGGACTTCCGCACCGAGATCCTCGGTCTGGTCAAGGCACAGGCGGTCAAGAACGCCGTCATCGTTCCGGTCGGCGCCAAGGGTGGTTTCGTGGTCAAGTCGCCGCCGGTGCCCACCGGTGACGCGGCCGCCGACCGCGACGCCACCCGCGCCGAGGGCGTGGCCTGCTACCGGTTGTTCATCTCGGGACTGCTCGACCTGACCGACAATGTCGACAAGTCCACCGGTGAGGTGGTCACCCCGGCCGGCGTGGTGCGCCGCGACGGTGACGACGCCTATCTGGTGGTCGCCGCGGACAAGGGCACCGCGACCTTCTCCGATATCGCCAACGATGTGGCCAAGTCCTACGGTTTCTGGCTCGGCGATGCCTTCGCCTCCGGTGGTTCGGTCGGTTACGACCACAAGGCGATGGGAATCACCGCCAGGGGCGCCTGGGAATCGGTGAAGCGGCACTTCCGCGAGATCGGGGTGGACACCCAGTCCCAGGACTTCACCGTCGTCGGCGTCGGCGATATGAGCGGTGATGTCTTCGGCAACGGCATGTTGCTGTCCAAGCACATCCGGCTCGTCGCGGCCTTCGATCACCGCGACATCTTTCTGGACCCCGATCCCGACCCGGCCGCATCGTGGGCCGAACGCGAGCGGATGTTCGCGCTGCCGCGGTCCAGTTGGGCCGATTACGACACCAGCCTCATCAGCGAGGGCGGCGGGGTGTTCAGCCGCGCGCAGAAGTCGATCCCGATCAGCCCCCAGGTGCGAGAGGTGCTCGGCCTACCCGACGGTGTGGAGGAGATGACTCCACCTGCCCTGATGAAGGCGATCCTGCTCGCCCCGGTGGACCTGTTCTGGAACGGCGGCATCGGCACCTACGTCAAGGCCGAGTCCGAATCCGATGCCGATGTGGGCGACCGCGCCAATGACGCCGTGCGCGTCAACGGAAACCAGTTGCGCGTCAAGGTCGTCGGGGAGGGCGGCAACCTCGGTGTGACGCAGCGCGGTCGTATCGAGTTCGATCTGGCCGGCGGCCGGATCAACACCGACGCGCTGGACAACTCCGCCGGGGTGGATTGCTCCGATCACGAGGTCAACATCAAGATCCTGGTCGACTCGCTGGTCACCACCGGCAAGGTCGGTGCCGATGAGCGCACCGAGCTGCTGATGTCGATGACCGACGAGGTCGGCCGACTCGTGTTGGCCGACAACATCGACCAGAACGACCTGATGGGGACCAGCCGGGCGAATGCGGCCAGCCTGTTGGCCGTGCACGCTCGCCAGATCCGCGAGTTCGTCACCGAGCGTGGGCTCAACCGCGAACTCGAGGCGCTGCCCTCGGAGAAGGAGATCCTGCGCCGCCGCGAGATCGGGATCGGGCTGACCTCACCCGAGCTGGCGACCCTGATGGCGCACGTCAAACTGACGCTCAAGGACGAGGTGCTGCGCACCGATCTGCCCGACCAGGAGGTGTTCGCGGCGCGGATACCGCAGTACTTCCCGGTCGAGCTGCGGGACCGCTTCGTCGGGGAGATCCGCTCGCATCAGCTGCGCCGAGAGATCGTGACCACCATGCTGGTCAACGATCTGGTGGACACCAGCGGCATCACCTACGCCTACCGGATGACAGAGGACACCGGCGTCGGCCCGGTCGACGCGGTGCGCGCCTACGCGGCCACCGATGCGATCTTCAAGGTCGGCGAGGTGTGGCGGGATATCAAGGAGGCCGGGATCGGCGGACTGCCCACCGCGGTCACCGACCGGATGACCCTGGATCTGCGCAGGCTCATCGACCGGGCGGGACGCTGGCTGGTCAACTACCGCCCGCAACCGCTGGCCGTCGGTGCGGAGATCAACCGGTTCGCCGAGCAGGTGGCCACGCTGACCCCGCTGATGCCGCAGTGGTTGCGCGGTGACGACAAGGCCATCGTGGCAAAGGAATCCGGTGAGTTCGAGGCGCAAGGGGTGTCCAAGGAGCTCGCCTACACGGTGGCCAACGGCCTGTACCGGTACAGCTTGCTCGACGTCATCGATATCGCCGATATCGCCGATCGTGACGCCGTGGAGGTGGCCGACACCTACTTCGCGTTGATGGATCACCTGGGTATCGACGGTCTGTTGACCGCGATCTCGGGCCTGGAACGCGATGATCGCTGGCATTCGTTGGCGCGGCTGGCTATTCGCGATGATATCTACGGCTCGCTGCGGGCATTGTGCTTCGATGTGCTCGCCGTCGGTGAACCGGACGAGACCGGTGAGCAGAAGATCGAAGAATGGGAGTTCACCAACAGCTCCCGGGTGGACCGTGCGCAGCGCACGCTCGACGAGATCCAGTCCGAGGGACAGCGCGACCTCGCCACGCTGTCGGTGGCCGCCCGCCAAATTCGCAGCATGACAAGAACTTCGGGAACGGGGACAAGTGGCTGA
- the ettA gene encoding energy-dependent translational throttle protein EttA has translation MAEFIYTMRKVRKAHGDKVILDDVFLNFLPGAKIGVVGPNGAGKSSVLKIMAGIDQPNNGDAFLQPGATVGILMQEPELDETKTVRENVEAGVAIKAKLNRYNEVAELMATDYTDELMEEMGQLQEELDAADAWDIDSQLEQAMDALRCPPPDEPVTHLSGGEKRRVALCKLLLSKPDLLLLDEPTNHLDAESVLWLEQHLADYKGAILAVTHDRYFLDNVAEWILELDRGRAYPYEGNYSTYLEKKAERLEVQGKKDQKLQKRLKEELAWVRSGAKARQAKNKARLDRYEEMAAEAEKTRKLDFEEIQIPAPPRLGNTVVEVSHLDKGFDGRILIKDLSFTLPRNGIVGVIGPNGVGKTTLFKTIVGLEEPDSGTVKVGETVKLSYVDQSRAGIDPKKNVWEVVSDGLDYIEVGQNEIPSRAYVSAFGFKGPDQQKPAGVLSGGERNRLNLALTLKEGGNLILLDEPTNDLDVETLSSLENALEQFPGCAVVISHDRWFLDRTCTHILAWEGDSDNEAKWFWFEGNFGAYEENKIARLGADAARPHRVTHRKLTRD, from the coding sequence ATGGCCGAATTCATCTACACGATGCGCAAGGTGCGCAAGGCGCACGGCGACAAGGTCATCCTTGACGACGTCTTCCTGAACTTCCTGCCGGGGGCCAAGATCGGCGTGGTTGGCCCCAACGGCGCCGGTAAGTCCAGCGTCCTCAAGATCATGGCCGGCATTGATCAGCCCAACAATGGCGACGCCTTCCTCCAGCCCGGAGCGACCGTCGGCATCCTGATGCAGGAGCCCGAGCTCGACGAGACCAAGACGGTCCGGGAGAACGTCGAGGCAGGCGTCGCCATCAAGGCCAAGCTCAACCGGTACAACGAGGTCGCCGAGCTGATGGCCACCGACTACACCGATGAGCTCATGGAGGAGATGGGCCAGCTGCAGGAAGAACTCGATGCGGCCGACGCGTGGGATATCGATTCGCAGCTGGAGCAGGCCATGGACGCGCTGCGCTGCCCGCCGCCCGACGAGCCGGTCACCCACCTCTCCGGTGGTGAGAAGCGTCGCGTCGCGCTGTGCAAGCTGCTGCTGAGCAAGCCGGACCTGCTGCTGCTCGACGAGCCCACCAACCACCTCGACGCCGAGAGCGTGCTGTGGCTGGAGCAGCACCTCGCCGACTACAAGGGCGCCATCCTGGCCGTCACCCACGACCGCTACTTCCTGGACAACGTCGCCGAGTGGATCCTGGAGCTCGACCGCGGCCGGGCCTACCCGTATGAGGGCAACTACTCCACCTACCTGGAGAAGAAGGCCGAGCGCCTTGAGGTGCAGGGAAAGAAGGACCAGAAGCTGCAGAAGCGGCTCAAGGAGGAGCTGGCCTGGGTGCGCTCCGGCGCGAAGGCACGTCAGGCGAAGAACAAGGCTCGTCTGGACCGCTACGAGGAGATGGCCGCCGAGGCGGAGAAGACGCGCAAGCTCGACTTCGAGGAGATCCAGATCCCGGCACCGCCGCGACTGGGCAACACCGTCGTCGAGGTCAGCCACCTCGACAAGGGTTTCGACGGCCGCATTCTCATCAAGGACCTGTCCTTCACGCTGCCCCGCAACGGCATCGTCGGTGTCATCGGCCCCAACGGTGTCGGTAAGACCACGCTGTTCAAGACGATCGTCGGGCTCGAGGAGCCCGACAGCGGCACCGTGAAGGTCGGTGAGACCGTCAAGCTCAGCTATGTCGACCAGAGTCGGGCCGGCATCGACCCGAAGAAGAACGTCTGGGAGGTCGTCTCCGACGGGCTGGACTACATCGAGGTGGGCCAGAACGAGATCCCGTCGCGCGCCTATGTGTCGGCGTTCGGCTTCAAGGGACCCGATCAGCAGAAGCCTGCCGGCGTGCTCTCCGGTGGTGAGCGCAACCGGTTGAACCTCGCGCTGACGCTCAAGGAGGGCGGCAACCTGATCCTGCTCGACGAGCCGACCAACGACCTCGACGTCGAGACGCTGTCGTCGCTGGAGAACGCGCTGGAGCAGTTCCCGGGCTGCGCGGTGGTGATCTCCCACGACCGCTGGTTCCTGGACCGCACCTGTACGCACATCCTGGCGTGGGAGGGCGACAGCGACAACGAGGCGAAGTGGTTCTGGTTCGAGGGCAACTTCGGTGCCTACGAGGAGAACAAGATCGCCCGTTTGGGTGCCGACGCGGCCCGCCCGCACCGGGTCACGCACCGCAAGCTGACTCGCGACTGA
- a CDS encoding single-stranded DNA-binding protein, with protein sequence MFETPFSVVGTVATDPVARRVGDQDFVRFRVVSNSRRKMPDGSWESGNSLFVTVNCWGKVADGITSVLYKGDPVVVVGYIHTDEYEDKDGNRRTSVEVRANSVGPDLSRCRAKLERTRAVGNPAPQDESDAEDAIPDMARDAVAEQGLSLSA encoded by the coding sequence ATGTTCGAGACCCCGTTTTCCGTCGTCGGCACCGTCGCCACCGACCCCGTCGCCCGGCGCGTCGGTGATCAGGACTTCGTCCGCTTCCGGGTGGTCAGCAACTCGCGGCGCAAGATGCCCGATGGCAGCTGGGAGAGCGGCAACTCGCTGTTCGTCACCGTCAACTGCTGGGGCAAGGTCGCCGATGGGATCACCAGTGTGCTCTACAAGGGTGATCCGGTCGTCGTGGTCGGATACATCCACACCGACGAGTACGAGGACAAGGACGGTAACCGCCGGACCTCGGTCGAGGTGCGGGCCAACTCGGTGGGGCCCGATCTCAGCAGATGCCGCGCCAAGCTGGAACGCACCCGTGCAGTCGGGAACCCGGCACCGCAGGATGAATCCGACGCCGAGGACGCGATCCCCGATATGGCCCGTGATGCGGTCGCCGAGCAAGGGCTGTCCCTGTCGGCGTAA
- the pknB gene encoding Stk1 family PASTA domain-containing Ser/Thr kinase encodes MTMPQRLTDRYELGELLGFGGMSEVHRARDIRLHRDVAIKILRADLARDPNFSQRFRREARHTAALNHPSIVAVYDTGEAQTSTGRLPFLVMEYVDGMTVSQLIQQHGTLPPAQAMAIIDGVCTALEFSHSRGIVHRDIKPANIMVTPSGAVKVMDFGIARSMNATTGDRLTATSAVVGTAAYFSPEQARGQQVDARTDVYSLGCVLYEMLTGQAPFTGDTPLSVAYQHVRERPVAPSKRHPGISPELDAVVLTALAKKPGKRYQSAAELQADLRRVSAGGSPVATAPQADELDPPDAGEPAGPLTLQMPAQPAGGRTRRWAIAGALAAVLALVAGGVYVVGALNRVQVPDVTGLDRAAAVSQLQDSGLNPTVDTMPDGTVQAGQVIGTDPSAGSSVSEGGDITVNVSTGPEQRRVPDVASMSYEDAVRALREAGFDNVRRQPQASSAQQLDRAIGTEPAAGQDSATSNEIVIMVGSGPSSRQLPDVTGQTVEQATKNLDTAGFTTILQADTDGVLPAGEVAGTDPAPGASVATDAPITLKVSRGNQFPMPDLTGLFYADALQQLQALGFTGRLLKGPDVDAGGDRRARVVRQDPAPRAGVNRDGTITVSYGS; translated from the coding sequence ATGACGATGCCGCAACGTCTGACGGACCGCTATGAGCTGGGCGAACTGCTCGGCTTCGGTGGCATGTCGGAGGTGCACCGGGCGCGCGATATCCGGCTGCACCGCGACGTGGCGATCAAGATCCTGCGCGCGGATCTGGCCCGCGACCCGAACTTCTCCCAACGGTTCCGGCGTGAGGCTCGGCACACCGCGGCGCTGAACCATCCGTCGATCGTCGCGGTGTACGACACCGGCGAGGCACAGACCTCGACCGGCAGGTTGCCGTTCCTGGTCATGGAGTACGTCGACGGTATGACCGTCAGCCAGCTGATCCAGCAGCATGGGACATTGCCCCCGGCGCAGGCGATGGCCATCATCGACGGGGTCTGCACGGCGTTGGAGTTCAGCCACAGCCGCGGCATCGTGCACCGCGATATCAAGCCGGCCAACATCATGGTCACCCCGAGCGGTGCGGTGAAGGTCATGGACTTCGGGATCGCCCGCTCCATGAACGCCACCACCGGTGACCGGCTGACGGCCACCTCGGCGGTCGTCGGCACGGCGGCGTACTTCTCCCCCGAACAGGCCCGCGGTCAGCAGGTCGACGCGCGCACCGACGTGTACTCGCTCGGCTGTGTGCTCTACGAGATGCTCACCGGGCAGGCGCCGTTCACCGGCGACACCCCGCTGTCCGTGGCCTACCAGCATGTGCGGGAACGCCCGGTCGCGCCGTCCAAGCGTCACCCCGGCATCTCCCCCGAACTCGATGCGGTGGTGCTGACGGCATTGGCCAAGAAGCCGGGCAAGCGCTATCAGAGCGCCGCCGAGCTGCAGGCAGACCTACGCCGGGTCAGTGCCGGCGGCAGCCCGGTGGCCACGGCACCGCAGGCCGACGAACTCGATCCGCCCGATGCCGGTGAGCCCGCCGGGCCACTCACCCTGCAGATGCCCGCGCAACCGGCCGGCGGCAGGACCCGGCGCTGGGCCATCGCCGGTGCGCTCGCGGCGGTGCTGGCGCTGGTGGCCGGCGGCGTCTACGTCGTCGGCGCACTGAACCGGGTCCAGGTGCCCGATGTCACGGGGCTGGACCGTGCGGCAGCGGTGAGCCAGTTGCAGGACAGCGGACTCAATCCCACGGTCGACACCATGCCCGACGGCACGGTGCAGGCCGGTCAGGTGATCGGCACCGATCCGTCCGCGGGTTCGTCGGTCTCCGAGGGCGGCGATATCACCGTCAACGTATCGACCGGGCCCGAACAGCGGCGGGTGCCCGATGTCGCCTCGATGTCCTACGAGGACGCCGTGCGGGCACTGCGTGAGGCCGGGTTCGACAACGTCCGCCGCCAACCGCAGGCCTCGTCGGCCCAACAGCTCGACCGGGCCATCGGCACCGAGCCCGCCGCCGGTCAGGATTCGGCCACCAGCAACGAGATCGTCATCATGGTCGGGTCGGGCCCGTCCTCGCGACAGCTTCCCGATGTCACCGGCCAGACCGTCGAGCAGGCGACCAAGAACCTCGACACCGCGGGTTTCACCACCATCCTGCAGGCCGATACCGACGGGGTGCTACCCGCAGGTGAGGTGGCGGGCACCGATCCGGCGCCGGGTGCGTCGGTGGCCACCGACGCCCCGATCACGTTGAAGGTCTCTCGCGGGAACCAGTTCCCCATGCCGGACCTCACCGGGCTGTTCTACGCGGACGCCCTGCAGCAGCTACAGGCCCTCGGCTTCACCGGTCGACTGCTCAAGGGCCCCGATGTGGACGCCGGCGGTGACCGGCGCGCCCGAGTGGTGCGCCAGGACCCCGCGCCGCGCGCTGGGGTGAACCGTGACGGGACCATCACGGTGAGCTACGGCAGCTGA
- a CDS encoding cytochrome c oxidase assembly protein — MTTVAAPVRVRAVWPTLWGVALLAGAVAAGIGGLSLVDALAATGLPDPGPATTYGLPFVRAAGEIAAAVAVGSFLMAAFLVPPQRSGVLDVAGYRALRTGTVAAGVWTVCAVLLVPLTVSDITGAPLADRLNPVDIWTVASMVETAGTWRWTALLAAVVTLAGIPVLRWSWTPVLLAGSLITLLPLALTGHSSSGGSHDVATNSLLIHLVAGVLWAGGLLALWALAFRGGEHTDLAARRFSRIAVWCFLAMALSGVGNALVRIQPADLFTQTYGWLLVGKMTALLALGVLGWLQRRRAVTALEADPTARGPLIRLAFVESLIFGITFGLAVALGRTPPPPPVRLPSITEVAIGYDLAGPPTLARILFEWRFDLIFGTAAIIAATVYVLAVVRLRRRGDGWPAGRILAWLLGCAALLFTTSSGLGRYMPAMFSMHMTAHMLLSMLVPVLLVLGAPVTLALRALPTAGKGRPPGPREWLLAALHSKVSQFFTNPIVSTAIFVAGFYGLYFGGIFDAAADSHGAHLAMNVHFLLSGYLFYWVVIGVDPTPRPIPPLGKLAMVFGSLPLHAFFGVVMMGMNTVLAGDFYRSLQLPWNSDLLADQKLGGGIAWAAGEVPLVLVMLALLIQWRRSDNRAAKRLDRAADRDEDAELAAYNNMLAKLADIDNRNKTS, encoded by the coding sequence ATGACTACCGTTGCGGCCCCGGTCCGCGTGCGTGCCGTCTGGCCGACGCTGTGGGGCGTCGCATTGCTGGCCGGCGCGGTCGCCGCCGGTATCGGTGGCCTGTCGCTGGTCGACGCGCTGGCCGCCACCGGGCTGCCCGACCCCGGCCCGGCCACCACCTACGGGCTGCCCTTCGTCCGGGCCGCCGGTGAGATCGCGGCCGCCGTCGCCGTCGGCTCCTTCCTGATGGCAGCGTTCCTGGTCCCGCCGCAACGCAGCGGTGTGTTGGACGTGGCCGGGTACCGGGCGCTGCGAACCGGGACCGTCGCCGCCGGCGTGTGGACGGTGTGCGCGGTGCTGTTGGTGCCGCTGACGGTCTCCGATATCACCGGGGCCCCGCTGGCCGACCGACTCAACCCGGTCGATATCTGGACCGTGGCCAGCATGGTCGAGACCGCGGGCACGTGGCGGTGGACGGCGCTGCTCGCGGCCGTCGTCACGCTCGCCGGCATCCCGGTGCTGCGCTGGTCCTGGACACCGGTGCTGCTGGCCGGATCACTGATCACCTTGCTGCCACTGGCATTGACCGGACATTCCTCCTCGGGCGGCAGTCACGACGTCGCCACCAACAGCCTGCTCATCCACCTGGTCGCCGGAGTGCTGTGGGCCGGCGGGTTGCTGGCGCTGTGGGCACTGGCGTTCCGCGGTGGCGAGCACACCGACCTGGCGGCGCGGCGTTTCTCGCGGATCGCGGTGTGGTGTTTCTTGGCCATGGCGCTCTCCGGTGTCGGCAACGCGTTGGTCCGGATTCAACCGGCCGACCTGTTCACCCAGACCTACGGATGGCTGCTGGTCGGCAAGATGACCGCGCTGCTGGCCCTCGGTGTCCTCGGCTGGTTGCAGCGCAGGCGCGCCGTCACCGCGCTGGAGGCGGACCCCACCGCACGCGGTCCGCTGATCCGGTTGGCCTTCGTCGAATCGCTCATCTTCGGGATCACCTTCGGGCTCGCGGTCGCGCTCGGCCGTACCCCGCCCCCGCCGCCGGTGCGGTTGCCGTCGATCACCGAGGTCGCCATCGGCTACGACCTCGCCGGACCGCCGACGTTGGCCCGAATCCTGTTCGAATGGCGTTTCGACCTCATCTTCGGCACCGCGGCGATCATCGCGGCCACCGTCTACGTGCTCGCGGTGGTGCGGCTGCGCCGACGCGGTGACGGCTGGCCCGCCGGGCGGATCCTTGCCTGGCTACTGGGATGTGCGGCGCTGCTGTTCACGACGTCCTCGGGCCTGGGCCGCTATATGCCCGCGATGTTCAGCATGCACATGACGGCCCACATGCTGTTGTCGATGTTGGTGCCGGTGCTGCTGGTGCTCGGCGCACCGGTGACGCTGGCGCTGCGCGCGCTGCCCACCGCGGGCAAGGGTCGGCCGCCCGGTCCGCGCGAGTGGCTGCTGGCCGCATTGCACAGCAAGGTGTCCCAGTTCTTCACCAATCCGATCGTGTCGACCGCGATCTTCGTGGCGGGGTTCTACGGCCTGTACTTCGGTGGCATCTTCGATGCCGCGGCCGACAGCCACGGTGCGCACCTGGCGATGAATGTGCACTTCCTGCTCAGCGGTTACCTGTTCTACTGGGTGGTCATCGGCGTGGACCCCACCCCACGGCCGATTCCGCCGCTCGGCAAGCTCGCCATGGTGTTCGGCTCACTGCCGCTGCACGCATTCTTCGGCGTGGTCATGATGGGGATGAACACCGTGCTCGCCGGTGACTTCTACCGCTCGCTGCAGTTGCCGTGGAATTCCGATCTGCTCGCCGACCAGAAGCTCGGCGGAGGTATCGCCTGGGCGGCCGGTGAGGTGCCGTTGGTGCTGGTGATGCTCGCGCTGTTGATCCAGTGGCGACGCAGCGACAACCGTGCGGCCAAACGGCTCGACCGCGCCGCCGACCGCGATGAGGACGCCGAGCTGGCGGCCTACAACAACATGCTGGCCAAGCTCGCCGATATCGACAACCGCAACAAGACCTCCTAG